In a single window of the Lentisphaerota bacterium genome:
- a CDS encoding DUF3857 domain-containing protein, translated as MKIIQRLRLLQNPEQAGSGAGVPPAFPRLFRNSGRRDACTTRVLHEPLLFSLIAGLLFAAAAGRAQPALRDPAAVIAEAQAVTRERFPDADTVLTYNLVYERYNPDGTAEAWDDESVTILTEKGRREVGTRAISFNVSYGTTSVVRVEIYKPDGRVITVDVARQSRVMIDSGQMGSNIFDPNNKVLSLSIPGLEIGDTCRILTRSTTHKARVPNAWSDYSVFEYTSPIVALDYEVVAPPELPLVHQVLRSSVSNTVAATTENLADGRIRHRWAVRNVPRMFDEPDMPPMHTQVQRLLLSTQPDWPSVSRWYWNLSKPRLDSTVPEMVETVDRLTAGADSRTERIRRLFTFVSQQIRYMGITDEAVAPGYEPHDVSMTFTNRYGVCRDKAALLVALLRLNGIEAFPVLIQAGAKLDPDVPLPFFNHAIVAAAREPADPANPYILMDPTDENTRDMLPSYLCNRSYLVATPDGDPLRVSPIVPATSNLLHIASEGEADAAGTLTLRSELRFDGINDTLYRNHLVRLPPNERRTFFEGILKTRLSGAELLDCAILPEDLRDTAQPLTVRLTCRVIDWPVRGDGIDLASLPWLGASLGYVNFVVGQTGLPTRRYTLETGIACGVEETISIRVRDALGAPLRVPEPTRLDRPGVRFSLVTTAGDGRLGGALDYRIEQPEFTPAEYGGLRASLQEMEVASRRRPAFAATGGAVRPDVRVLDVLTRYDLADSRAWTRTETRVTQVLTYAGKKRCSELMIGYTPAWQTAELVSATVSNANGAVFSVHGKEINHMDAPWVGGAPRYPAAKTLVVNLPGVETGSVITAVTRITQRDAPRFSVQAVFGGFDPVTRETIEIATPASLALDTRAFHAESLVATTAEEADRTVRRWVAGPQAATVREPALPPGWTFKPTLLAAAGDPDAGLAETRAAFARAMRGQTAAAARARALAREAGSSDAALLAIRDFVLRTIRPGGPAFTTLPAGRAVTPADQTLAEGYGHSADRCILLATMLRAAGFDAEPVLVNPQRQRPLSLYAAARPFEGLAGFSEALVRVNRRPDLLTRLFGGRTDAAPLYLGDGDHYSVPGTTAFDDHPLLMLDGRETRVEIAPAFRNRSRTDWHLALDANGTAVITVTNWYFGPDCGLFRRQYAEMPPEERRRHHLELVGGISRSAEAAGDLMTDLDAYPGFRAFTVRAARYAVRDGTALTLLLPDVPSAAVPLRADRRFSPMLLGADGEHLWTCTVALPAGLMARVPVTPPAVSLTLPGDAGSVVGASRLETAADGALTLRYDRRIRTTPALLPPELYPALLEVNRTLLNPALRTVVIELE; from the coding sequence ATGAAAATAATCCAGCGCCTGAGGCTCTTGCAAAACCCTGAACAGGCTGGCAGTGGTGCGGGCGTCCCGCCTGCATTCCCACGGCTTTTTCGTAATTCTGGCAGGCGAGACGCCTGCACCACAAGGGTTTTGCATGAGCCTCTCCTGTTTAGCCTGATCGCCGGGCTTCTCTTCGCGGCCGCGGCGGGCCGCGCCCAGCCCGCCCTGCGCGACCCGGCGGCGGTGATCGCCGAGGCCCAGGCCGTGACGCGCGAGCGGTTTCCCGACGCGGACACGGTGCTGACCTACAATCTCGTTTACGAGCGCTACAACCCCGACGGCACCGCCGAGGCGTGGGACGACGAGTCTGTCACAATCCTGACCGAGAAGGGCCGCCGCGAAGTGGGCACGCGCGCGATCAGTTTCAATGTCTCTTACGGCACGACCTCGGTCGTCCGGGTCGAAATCTATAAACCCGATGGCCGCGTGATCACCGTCGATGTCGCCCGGCAGAGCCGCGTGATGATCGATTCCGGTCAGATGGGATCCAACATCTTCGATCCCAACAACAAGGTCCTCTCCCTCTCGATCCCCGGTCTGGAGATCGGCGACACCTGCCGCATCCTCACCCGCAGCACGACTCACAAGGCCCGCGTGCCCAATGCCTGGTCGGACTATTCGGTCTTCGAATACACGTCGCCCATTGTCGCGCTCGATTACGAGGTCGTGGCCCCACCCGAATTGCCGCTCGTCCACCAGGTGCTTCGGTCGTCCGTCTCCAACACCGTCGCCGCCACGACCGAAAACCTTGCCGACGGACGCATCCGGCATCGCTGGGCCGTCCGCAACGTTCCCCGCATGTTCGATGAGCCCGACATGCCCCCGATGCACACCCAGGTGCAACGCCTCCTCCTCAGCACCCAGCCCGACTGGCCCTCTGTTTCCCGCTGGTACTGGAATCTTTCCAAGCCGCGCCTCGATTCTACCGTCCCAGAAATGGTCGAAACCGTCGACCGCCTCACCGCAGGTGCCGACTCTCGCACGGAGCGAATCCGCCGCCTCTTTACCTTTGTCTCGCAGCAGATCCGCTACATGGGCATCACCGACGAGGCCGTGGCCCCTGGCTATGAGCCGCACGACGTCTCGATGACCTTCACCAACCGCTACGGCGTCTGCCGCGACAAGGCCGCCTTGCTTGTCGCTCTGCTGCGCCTGAACGGCATTGAGGCTTTCCCCGTTCTGATCCAAGCTGGCGCCAAGCTCGATCCCGACGTCCCGCTCCCCTTCTTTAATCATGCCATCGTTGCCGCCGCGCGCGAACCGGCCGACCCCGCTAATCCCTATATCTTGATGGACCCCACCGACGAAAACACGCGGGACATGCTCCCCTCCTACCTCTGCAACCGCAGCTACCTCGTGGCCACGCCCGACGGCGACCCCCTGCGCGTCTCGCCCATCGTCCCCGCAACCAGCAATCTGCTGCACATCGCCTCGGAGGGCGAGGCCGACGCTGCGGGCACCCTCACCCTCCGCTCTGAACTTCGCTTCGACGGCATCAACGATACCCTGTACCGCAACCACCTTGTCCGCCTGCCGCCCAACGAACGCCGCACGTTTTTCGAAGGCATTCTGAAAACCCGCCTCTCCGGCGCGGAGCTCCTCGACTGCGCCATCCTCCCCGAGGATCTCCGTGACACGGCGCAACCTCTGACCGTCCGCCTCACCTGCCGCGTCATCGACTGGCCCGTTCGCGGCGATGGCATCGACCTCGCCAGCCTGCCGTGGCTCGGTGCCTCCCTCGGCTACGTGAATTTCGTCGTCGGCCAGACGGGGCTCCCGACGCGCAGGTACACCCTCGAAACCGGCATCGCCTGCGGCGTCGAAGAGACGATCTCGATCCGCGTTCGCGACGCCCTTGGCGCACCGCTGCGCGTCCCCGAACCGACCCGCCTCGACCGCCCGGGCGTCCGCTTCAGCCTCGTCACAACCGCCGGTGACGGCCGTCTCGGCGGCGCGCTGGATTACCGCATCGAGCAACCCGAATTCACCCCCGCCGAGTACGGGGGCCTCCGCGCGTCGCTCCAGGAGATGGAGGTGGCCTCGCGCCGGCGCCCGGCCTTCGCAGCCACCGGCGGCGCCGTCCGGCCCGACGTGCGCGTGCTGGACGTCCTCACCCGTTATGACCTCGCCGACAGCCGCGCGTGGACCCGCACCGAGACGCGCGTCACCCAGGTGCTCACCTATGCGGGCAAGAAGCGATGCTCCGAGCTGATGATCGGCTACACCCCCGCCTGGCAGACCGCCGAGCTGGTGAGCGCGACCGTCTCCAACGCCAACGGCGCGGTGTTCAGCGTGCACGGCAAGGAGATCAACCACATGGACGCCCCGTGGGTCGGCGGGGCCCCCCGCTATCCCGCCGCAAAGACCCTCGTCGTCAATCTGCCGGGGGTCGAAACCGGCAGCGTCATCACCGCCGTGACCCGCATCACGCAGCGCGACGCCCCCCGCTTCTCGGTCCAGGCCGTGTTCGGCGGCTTCGACCCCGTCACCCGCGAGACGATCGAGATCGCCACGCCCGCCAGCCTCGCCCTCGACACCCGCGCCTTCCACGCCGAATCGCTCGTTGCAACGACCGCCGAGGAAGCCGACCGCACGGTGCGGCGCTGGGTCGCAGGTCCTCAGGCCGCCACCGTCCGCGAACCAGCCCTGCCGCCCGGCTGGACGTTCAAGCCAACCCTACTCGCCGCAGCTGGCGACCCCGACGCGGGACTCGCGGAAACCCGCGCCGCCTTCGCCCGCGCCATGCGTGGCCAGACCGCCGCCGCCGCCCGGGCCCGCGCCCTCGCCCGCGAGGCGGGCTCGTCCGACGCCGCCCTGCTCGCCATCCGCGACTTCGTGCTGCGGACCATCCGGCCCGGCGGCCCCGCGTTCACGACCCTGCCAGCCGGGCGCGCCGTGACCCCCGCCGACCAGACGCTGGCTGAAGGCTATGGACACAGCGCCGACCGCTGCATCCTCCTCGCAACCATGCTCCGCGCCGCCGGGTTTGACGCCGAGCCCGTCCTGGTGAATCCGCAGCGCCAGCGTCCCCTCTCCCTCTACGCCGCCGCGCGCCCGTTTGAAGGCCTCGCCGGCTTCAGCGAAGCGCTGGTCCGGGTCAACCGCCGGCCGGACCTGCTCACCCGCCTGTTCGGCGGCCGTACCGATGCCGCGCCGCTCTACCTGGGCGATGGCGACCACTACAGCGTCCCGGGGACAACCGCCTTTGATGATCATCCGTTGCTGATGCTGGACGGCCGCGAGACGCGCGTCGAGATCGCCCCCGCATTCCGCAACCGCTCGCGCACCGACTGGCATCTGGCGCTGGACGCCAACGGCACCGCCGTGATCACCGTCACCAACTGGTATTTCGGCCCCGACTGCGGCCTCTTCCGCCGGCAATACGCCGAGATGCCGCCCGAAGAGCGGCGGCGCCACCACCTCGAACTCGTGGGCGGGATTTCCCGTTCGGCCGAGGCGGCCGGCGACCTCATGACCGACCTCGACGCCTATCCCGGCTTCCGCGCCTTCACCGTGCGGGCCGCGCGTTACGCCGTGCGCGACGGCACCGCCCTGACCCTCCTCCTCCCCGACGTCCCGTCGGCGGCGGTCCCCCTGCGCGCCGACCGCCGGTTCAGTCCGATGCTCCTCGGTGCCGATGGGGAACACCTCTGGACCTGCACCGTCGCCCTACCGGCCGGCCTCATGGCCCGCGTCCCCGTGACGCCCCCCGCCGTCTCGCTGACGCTCCCCGGCGACGCCGGATCGGTTGTCGGCGCCAGCCGCCTTGAGACGGCCGCCGACGGCGCCCTCACCCTTCGCTACGACCGCCGCATCCGGACCACGCCCGCGCTCCTGCCACCCGAGCTCTATCCCGCCCTGCTCGAAGTCAACCGGACGCTCCTCAACCCCGCCCTGCGCACGGTGGTGATCGAGCTGGAGTGA
- a CDS encoding helix-turn-helix transcriptional regulator, with amino-acid sequence MDKTCTLPQAESAADVRELTRRTLGALSRRIASGDLSGVHIPLAAPLFCDSVRGSHYHSRPELFLQVSGASRMRLTTGVISCAAPGLLLMPRGVAHHESADSTASPFCNLVFMHGAGHFSYHAGLPRGKAQGCIAPVRVGGSCNTTHGHGSRLYGYLNEAADFVAAGHPVRHPVVQGLLLTHLGLLQTLVEQTVRHTRSTESALVARCRRLVQEQLTDTRLSVRRLAGQLRCTPDYLSTRFRRDCGVRLTAHINHERCHLARHLLRTTPWSVKEVAVRCGYADAGYFSRIFTQQTGSSPREFRKAEVLLETGA; translated from the coding sequence ATGGACAAAACCTGTACTCTCCCGCAAGCCGAGTCAGCGGCGGATGTCCGGGAATTGACGCGGCGGACGCTGGGCGCGCTCAGTCGCCGGATCGCCTCCGGCGACCTGAGCGGCGTGCACATTCCGCTCGCCGCGCCGTTGTTCTGCGACTCGGTCCGGGGGAGCCATTACCATTCCCGTCCCGAGCTGTTTCTGCAGGTCAGCGGCGCGTCGCGGATGCGACTGACGACTGGTGTGATTTCATGCGCAGCGCCCGGTCTCCTGCTGATGCCCCGGGGTGTGGCGCACCACGAGTCGGCCGACTCCACCGCGTCCCCGTTTTGCAACCTGGTCTTCATGCATGGGGCCGGTCATTTCAGTTACCACGCGGGACTGCCCCGCGGGAAGGCGCAGGGATGCATCGCGCCGGTCAGGGTCGGAGGATCCTGTAACACCACGCATGGCCACGGCAGCCGGCTCTATGGCTATCTGAACGAGGCGGCCGATTTTGTGGCTGCGGGTCATCCGGTGCGGCATCCGGTGGTGCAGGGACTGCTGCTGACCCATCTGGGGTTGCTGCAGACCCTCGTCGAACAAACCGTGCGGCACACCCGGAGTACGGAATCGGCCCTGGTGGCTCGCTGCCGTCGTCTGGTCCAGGAACAATTGACGGACACACGCCTATCCGTGCGGCGCCTGGCGGGCCAGTTGCGCTGCACGCCGGACTATCTCTCCACCCGCTTTCGCCGCGACTGCGGCGTGCGGCTGACCGCGCATATCAACCACGAGCGCTGTCACCTGGCCCGCCACCTCTTGCGCACCACGCCTTGGAGCGTCAAGGAGGTCGCCGTGCGCTGCGGCTATGCGGACGCCGGCTATTTCTCGCGCATCTTCACCCAACAGACCGGTTCATCCCCACGGGAATTTCGGAAGGCCGAAGTTCTCCTGGAAACAGGAGCATGA